Proteins encoded within one genomic window of Onychostoma macrolepis isolate SWU-2019 chromosome 11, ASM1243209v1, whole genome shotgun sequence:
- the LOC131549541 gene encoding uncharacterized protein LOC131549541, with the protein MSKEQQLRFRGHGGNDEELVHRGDEESASLVGTGAMARAEIASVSAKAGPFGVKVGLGFDTGASAGLDGVEAKVLGTGFSVGPRTGVAVLGNEASCSVM; encoded by the exons ATGTCCAAAGAACAACAGTTAAGGTTCCGTGGACATGGTGGAAATG aTGAAGAACTTGTCCACCGTGGAGATGAGGAAAGTG CCAGTCTGGTTGGAACTGGAGCAATGGCTCGAGCTGAAATCGCCAGTGTGTCAGCTAAAGCCGGTCCATTTGGTGTGAAAGTGGGACTTGGATTTGACACGGGTGCATCTGCTGGTCTGGATGGGGTGGAGGCCAAAGTCCTGGGAACTGGATTCTCAGTTGGTCCAAGAACTGGTGTAGCTGTTCTAGGCAATGAAGCGTCATGTTCAGTCATGTAG
- the LOC131549138 gene encoding uncharacterized protein LOC131549138, translating into MADVLTYRSNGPKRPMRRLDEECDILYTKCLREENPRVDFTVSSEINKKLLEKEIWKKHISKSPSVELASATASGSGIIGMIDTFHRPADASAEGTYTRAGSYVDGFENKPGRRIPKAGVYAEAGVGRYSAEYSVFRFEAKGPNASVVAEATAARLGAGAMAQAEIASASVSAGPVDVKLGLGVDTGAYVGLGGVEAKILGSGASIGPKISVSLLGSELSFSF; encoded by the coding sequence atgaAGAATGTGACATACTTTATACCAAATGTCTGCGAGAAGAAAACCCCAGAGTCGATTTCACTGTTTCAAGTGAGATTAATAAGAAATTACTCGAAAAGGAAATATGGAAAAAGCATATTTCAAAAAGTCCAAGTGTGGAGCTTGCATCAGCTACTGCTTCAGGAAGCGGCATCATAGGCATGATTGACACGTTTCACAGACCCGCAGATGCCAGTGCAGAAGGCACCTATACTCGAGCTGGATCATATGTGGATGGTTTTGAAAACAAACCAGGAAGGAGGATTCCCAAAGCTGGAGTCTATGCGGAAGCAGGAGTCGGACGATAcagtgctgaatacagtgtattTAGGTTTGAAGCCAAAGGTCCAAACGCCTCAGTTGTCGCTGAAGCCACTGCGGCTAGACTCGGGGCCGGAGCAATGGCTCAGGCTGAAATTGCCAGTGCGTCAGTTAGTGCTGGTCCAGTTGATGTGAAATTAGGACTTGGAGTCGACACGGGTGCATATGTTGGTTTGGGTGGGGTGGAGGCCAAAATACTGGGAAGTGGAGCCTCAATTGGTCCAAAAATCAGTGTATCTCTTCTGGGTTCAGAACTCTCATTTTCATTCTAG